The Streptomyces sp. NL15-2K genome contains a region encoding:
- a CDS encoding 3-hydroxybutyryl-CoA dehydrogenase: MDPVTRLGVVGCGLMGSGIAEVAARSGIDVRVAEATHDAAEAGRRRLIDSLDRGVRRGKLSEQQRDQALAKLSFTHDLSDLADRQFVVEAVAENRDIKTDILRALDKAVEDPAAILATNTSSIPIVDLAVVTERPAQVIGMHFFNPVPVQQLVELIPALTTSPQTLQRTRDFAGQLGKQAIKAPDRSGFVVNALLVPYLLSAVRMVESGAARPDDIDQGMELGCAHPMGPLRLLDLIGLDTAQAVAESMYEEFKEPLYAPPALLRRMVAAGHLGRKSGRGFYAYDD; encoded by the coding sequence ATGGATCCCGTTACCCGTCTCGGCGTCGTCGGCTGCGGCCTCATGGGCTCCGGCATCGCCGAGGTCGCCGCCCGCAGCGGCATCGACGTGCGCGTCGCCGAAGCCACCCATGACGCCGCCGAGGCCGGCCGCCGCCGTCTCATCGACTCCCTCGACCGGGGCGTACGGCGTGGCAAGCTCAGCGAACAGCAGCGGGACCAAGCCCTCGCCAAGCTGTCCTTCACCCACGACCTCAGCGACCTGGCCGACCGGCAGTTCGTCGTCGAAGCGGTCGCCGAGAACCGCGACATCAAGACCGACATCCTCCGCGCCCTGGACAAGGCGGTCGAAGACCCGGCGGCGATCCTGGCCACCAACACCTCGTCGATCCCCATCGTCGATCTCGCCGTCGTCACCGAGCGGCCCGCGCAGGTCATCGGCATGCACTTCTTCAACCCCGTGCCCGTGCAGCAGCTGGTCGAACTCATCCCCGCCCTCACCACCAGCCCGCAGACTCTGCAGCGCACCCGCGACTTCGCCGGGCAGCTCGGCAAGCAGGCCATCAAGGCACCCGACCGCTCCGGCTTCGTGGTCAACGCCCTGCTTGTGCCCTACCTGCTCAGCGCCGTACGAATGGTGGAGTCCGGCGCCGCACGGCCCGACGACATCGACCAGGGCATGGAACTCGGCTGCGCCCATCCCATGGGCCCACTGCGCCTGCTCGACCTCATCGGCCTCGACACCGCCCAAGCGGTGGCCGAGTCGATGTACGAGGAGTTCAAGGAACCGCTCTACGCACCACCCGCCCTGCTGCGCCGCATGGTCGCCGCAGGCCACCTCGGCCGCAAGAGCGGCCGCGGCTTCTACGCCTACGACGACTGA
- a CDS encoding BlaI/MecI/CopY family transcriptional regulator, whose amino-acid sequence MRRLGDLEAEIMDRLWTWNRPATVREIVDDINETRPVAYTTVMTVTNILYTKGWLLRGKQGRAWLYSPVRSREAYAAALMEDGLGESKDRPAALVHFVENMSEEEVAALRQALRTVGRQAKS is encoded by the coding sequence ATGCGACGGCTGGGGGACCTGGAGGCGGAGATCATGGACCGCCTCTGGACGTGGAACCGTCCGGCGACGGTGCGCGAGATCGTCGACGACATCAACGAAACCCGTCCCGTCGCCTACACCACGGTGATGACCGTCACCAACATCCTCTACACCAAGGGCTGGTTGCTGCGGGGCAAGCAAGGCCGCGCCTGGCTGTACTCGCCGGTGCGCAGCCGTGAGGCTTACGCCGCCGCACTCATGGAGGACGGCTTGGGAGAGAGCAAGGACCGTCCGGCCGCGCTGGTCCACTTCGTCGAGAACATGTCCGAGGAAGAGGTGGCCGCCCTGCGCCAGGCCCTGCGAACCGTGGGACGACAGGCCAAGTCGTGA
- a CDS encoding M56 family metallopeptidase, with protein MNAAPVLAGYTAAVGFVAPYLVLRARWPHRAPALAAGLWHALAVSFSIGAALTVYNLAMPTEHLHPGLLGLLHSCGVDIGASGSGPEAVGRLAVALPVTVGGVLASSFLFHVVRARRARARHREAVDLVGRHSARLSATVLPYEVPAAYCLPGRHPRVVVSDAAVRELTSEQLAAVLEHEQAHIAGRHHLALAAVEAFHTVFRRLPLARHAREQTALLLEMIADDRALRSHSDQALATAMYEMAAARTPKGAIAGGGHTVVIRLKRVLGPREAPHPAFWGSVAASAVAVPLLPLLFACPPPVLG; from the coding sequence GTGAACGCGGCCCCCGTCCTGGCCGGTTATACGGCGGCGGTGGGTTTCGTCGCCCCGTACCTGGTCCTGCGCGCCCGCTGGCCGCACCGGGCACCCGCCCTGGCCGCCGGCCTCTGGCACGCCCTGGCGGTCTCCTTCTCGATCGGGGCGGCGCTCACCGTGTACAACCTCGCGATGCCGACCGAGCACCTGCACCCGGGGCTGCTGGGCCTGCTGCACTCGTGCGGAGTGGACATCGGTGCGAGCGGCTCCGGCCCCGAAGCCGTGGGCCGACTGGCCGTCGCCCTGCCGGTCACGGTCGGGGGCGTTCTGGCCTCGAGTTTCCTCTTCCACGTCGTACGAGCCCGTCGCGCACGGGCACGGCACCGGGAGGCAGTGGATCTGGTGGGCCGCCACTCGGCCCGGCTGAGCGCCACCGTCCTGCCGTACGAGGTTCCCGCCGCCTACTGCCTGCCCGGCCGCCACCCGAGGGTCGTGGTCAGCGACGCGGCGGTGCGCGAGCTGACGTCCGAGCAACTCGCCGCCGTACTGGAGCATGAACAGGCCCACATCGCCGGCCGCCACCATCTGGCCCTGGCCGCCGTGGAGGCGTTCCACACGGTCTTCCGTCGGCTTCCCCTGGCCCGCCACGCCCGGGAGCAGACAGCGCTGCTGCTGGAGATGATCGCGGACGACCGCGCGCTGCGCAGCCACTCCGACCAGGCACTGGCGACCGCGATGTACGAGATGGCGGCGGCGCGCACGCCGAAGGGCGCGATCGCCGGCGGTGGGCACACGGTCGTGATCCGTCTGAAGCGGGTTCTCGGCCCTCGCGAGGCACCTCATCCTGCCTTCTGGGGGTCTGTGGCCGCCTCGGCCGTGGCCGTTCCGCTGCTGCCGCTGCTCTTCGCCTGCCCCCCGCCTGTCCTCGGCTGA
- a CDS encoding F510_1955 family glycosylhydrolase yields MTARPPARTLRTAASTACAILLLAACAGGPADTGGGAEGRALSHVHGLGVGSADGGVYVATHDGLYTVAEGQQPKLVGDREDDFMGFTVTGENTFIASGHGAEGSGRPGNLGLIESKDAGRTWSVRSLEGQADFHSLESAEGTVYGYEGGRIRVSSDLKAWDDRASLAALDLAVSPAGDTLLATTAEGVVASTDGGRTFGEASDPVQAFVSWPAKESLFAIDMSGRLSRSEDGGRTWTPRATVPGGQPQALTAVTADRILAATQDGVYESHDGGKRFVELAPLAS; encoded by the coding sequence GTGACCGCACGCCCGCCTGCCCGCACGCTCCGCACCGCCGCGAGCACCGCCTGCGCCATCCTGCTCCTCGCCGCCTGCGCAGGCGGGCCGGCCGACACGGGCGGAGGGGCTGAGGGCCGGGCGCTGTCTCACGTACATGGCCTCGGCGTCGGTTCGGCCGACGGCGGCGTGTACGTCGCGACCCACGACGGCCTGTACACGGTCGCGGAGGGACAGCAGCCGAAGCTCGTCGGTGACCGCGAGGACGACTTCATGGGCTTCACCGTGACCGGCGAGAACACCTTCATCGCCAGCGGCCACGGAGCCGAGGGCAGCGGCCGGCCGGGCAACCTCGGCCTGATCGAGAGCAAGGACGCGGGCCGGACGTGGTCGGTCCGCTCGCTGGAAGGGCAGGCCGACTTCCACTCCCTGGAGTCGGCCGAGGGAACGGTCTACGGATACGAAGGCGGACGGATCCGGGTCAGCAGCGACCTCAAGGCCTGGGACGACCGGGCCTCGTTGGCGGCGCTCGACCTGGCAGTGAGCCCGGCGGGGGACACACTGCTGGCCACCACGGCCGAGGGAGTGGTAGCCAGCACCGACGGCGGGCGCACCTTCGGCGAAGCCTCCGACCCGGTGCAGGCGTTTGTCTCCTGGCCGGCGAAGGAGTCCCTGTTCGCCATCGACATGTCGGGGCGCCTGAGCCGCAGCGAGGACGGCGGCAGGACATGGACACCACGCGCGACCGTGCCCGGCGGACAGCCCCAGGCGCTCACTGCCGTAACCGCCGACCGCATCCTCGCCGCGACGCAGGACGGTGTGTACGAGTCCCACGACGGCGGGAAGAGGTTCGTCGAGCTCGCGCCGCTCGCTTCCTGA
- a CDS encoding multicopper oxidase family protein has product MHSIDRRSLLLAGLGVTGSGVLSACGSGSSSPDPALVNPSGSAVAATEKKRTSTGRQQRLTLTAAPAMIDLGGGVMARTWAFDGRTPGREVRLSVGDTLVAELSNQLPNKTATSIHWHGMALRNDMDGVPPATQTAVRAGSAFTYRFVADAPGTYFFHPHVGVQLDRGLYAPLIVEDPKETLDYDDEWVVLLDDWVDGVTGTPDEVFAELEHGMGDMGGMHMGGMDMGDSATPSASSGGMSMKFMLMGAESDLLGGDAGDVKYPHHLINGRVATDPDVYTGKPGRKVRLRIINAGGDTAYRVALGDHKLTITHTDGFPVRHQEVDALLVGMGERYDVLVTLDDGVFPLVALAEGKNANGLALVRTGAGSKPSATVRPKELDGLIMSAAELRAADDVRLTSAKTDVTHRIKLTGGMDKYDWAINGKPFDMNHPEANPLLVEEGGRVRLDFVNDTEMWHPMHLHGHTYQLGGSGPRKDTAIVLPKRTLSAFFDADNPGQWMLHCHNAYHGEAGMMANVAYRV; this is encoded by the coding sequence GTGCACAGCATCGATCGCCGCTCCCTTCTCCTCGCCGGACTGGGTGTGACCGGATCCGGCGTGCTCAGCGCCTGCGGCAGCGGCTCCAGTTCCCCCGACCCCGCCCTCGTCAACCCTTCCGGCTCCGCGGTCGCCGCCACCGAGAAGAAGCGGACCAGCACCGGACGGCAGCAGAGGCTCACCCTCACCGCGGCACCGGCGATGATCGATCTGGGCGGCGGCGTCATGGCCAGGACCTGGGCCTTCGACGGACGCACCCCGGGCAGGGAGGTCCGCCTCTCCGTCGGTGACACCCTGGTCGCCGAGTTGTCCAACCAGCTTCCGAACAAGACGGCCACGTCGATCCACTGGCACGGCATGGCGCTGCGCAACGACATGGACGGAGTGCCGCCCGCCACGCAGACCGCCGTCCGTGCCGGCTCCGCGTTCACCTACAGGTTCGTCGCCGACGCCCCGGGCACGTACTTCTTCCACCCGCACGTCGGAGTTCAGCTCGACCGCGGCCTGTACGCCCCGCTGATCGTCGAGGACCCCAAGGAGACGCTCGACTACGACGACGAATGGGTCGTCCTGCTGGACGACTGGGTCGACGGCGTCACCGGCACCCCCGACGAGGTCTTCGCCGAACTCGAGCACGGCATGGGCGACATGGGCGGGATGCACATGGGAGGGATGGACATGGGGGACTCCGCCACGCCCTCCGCCTCCTCGGGCGGCATGTCGATGAAGTTCATGCTCATGGGCGCCGAGAGCGACCTGCTCGGCGGCGACGCCGGCGACGTGAAGTACCCCCACCATCTGATCAACGGCCGGGTGGCGACAGACCCGGACGTCTACACCGGCAAGCCCGGCAGGAAGGTGCGGTTGCGGATCATCAACGCTGGGGGAGACACCGCCTACCGGGTGGCCCTCGGCGATCACAAGCTGACCATCACGCACACCGACGGCTTCCCGGTCCGGCATCAGGAGGTGGACGCCCTGCTGGTCGGCATGGGTGAGCGGTACGACGTCCTCGTCACCCTGGACGACGGAGTCTTCCCCCTCGTCGCCCTGGCCGAGGGCAAGAACGCGAACGGACTCGCCCTGGTGCGCACAGGGGCGGGGAGCAAGCCGTCCGCGACCGTCCGCCCGAAGGAGCTCGACGGCCTGATCATGAGCGCGGCCGAGCTGCGTGCCGCTGACGACGTACGACTCACGTCCGCCAAGACCGACGTCACGCACCGGATCAAGCTGACCGGCGGCATGGACAAATACGACTGGGCCATCAATGGCAAGCCGTTCGACATGAACCACCCCGAGGCGAACCCGCTCCTCGTCGAGGAGGGCGGGCGGGTCCGGCTCGACTTCGTCAACGACACCGAGATGTGGCACCCGATGCACCTGCACGGCCACACGTACCAGCTCGGTGGTTCCGGTCCGCGCAAGGACACCGCGATCGTGCTGCCCAAGAGGACACTGTCCGCCTTCTTCGACGCGGACAACCCGGGGCAGTGGATGCTGCACTGCCACAACGCGTACCACGGCGAGGCCGGGATGATGGCGAACGTGGCCTATCGGGTCTGA
- a CDS encoding DUF5134 domain-containing protein has product MTGHVLGWVLVVLGAGVAAGNLVRMALVRGWARFEAGAEVVMGAGMAVMAAPPTAAFYGTYGVWWAAAFGLLCLGGVALSVRHATRQGLRQLHHGAHLVIGSAAMVLMTLAMPGSGSEPMLALAGSSGHGHGHGAMAGMGGMGAHGGAQATAVSGSAEAWRATFWVLAAYFLVHMALVVRARRRDGAAGASAVEGEARTARHRRAPRHPTVLSAPNVRLAGHVGMGGSMATMLLMMTA; this is encoded by the coding sequence GTGACGGGACACGTCCTGGGTTGGGTGCTGGTCGTCCTGGGCGCCGGAGTGGCTGCCGGGAACCTCGTCCGTATGGCATTGGTCAGAGGCTGGGCGAGGTTCGAGGCGGGGGCCGAGGTCGTGATGGGCGCCGGAATGGCCGTGATGGCGGCGCCTCCGACAGCGGCCTTTTACGGCACGTACGGCGTCTGGTGGGCGGCGGCGTTCGGACTGCTCTGTCTCGGCGGTGTCGCCCTGTCCGTCCGGCATGCGACCCGGCAGGGTCTGCGTCAACTGCACCATGGCGCCCACCTCGTGATCGGCAGCGCCGCCATGGTGCTGATGACCCTGGCCATGCCCGGATCGGGATCGGAGCCCATGCTCGCGCTGGCCGGCTCGTCCGGACACGGCCATGGGCACGGGGCCATGGCCGGGATGGGGGGTATGGGTGCTCACGGTGGGGCTCAGGCCACTGCCGTCTCGGGCTCCGCGGAGGCCTGGCGTGCGACCTTCTGGGTGCTGGCCGCGTACTTCCTGGTTCATATGGCTCTGGTGGTACGCGCGCGGAGGCGGGACGGCGCGGCCGGTGCGTCCGCGGTCGAAGGGGAGGCCCGCACGGCACGTCACCGCCGGGCACCTCGTCATCCCACGGTCCTCTCGGCGCCGAACGTGCGGCTGGCCGGTCACGTCGGCATGGGCGGATCGATGGCGACGATGCTGCTGATGATGACCGCGTGA
- a CDS encoding DUF4396 domain-containing protein — MDHSAHHTGSAHDQATHEGHHGHADHAMSHGGHGRVSWPMAAKATLHCLTGCAIGEILGMAIGTALMWGNVPTMILAITLAFLFGYSFTLFAVRRAGLDFKTAIKVALAADTVSIAVMEFVDNAIIALTPGAMDAHLSDGLFWSALLGGFAVAFLITTPVNKWMIGRGKGHAVVHAYH, encoded by the coding sequence ATGGACCACAGCGCGCACCACACCGGCTCCGCGCACGACCAGGCCACCCACGAGGGCCACCATGGTCACGCCGACCACGCCATGTCTCACGGCGGGCACGGGAGAGTGTCCTGGCCCATGGCGGCGAAGGCGACGCTGCACTGCCTGACGGGGTGTGCCATCGGCGAGATCCTCGGCATGGCGATCGGCACCGCACTGATGTGGGGCAATGTGCCGACCATGATCCTCGCGATCACGCTCGCGTTCCTGTTCGGCTACTCGTTCACGCTGTTCGCCGTGCGCCGGGCCGGCCTGGACTTCAAGACCGCGATCAAGGTGGCGCTCGCCGCCGACACCGTGTCCATCGCCGTGATGGAGTTCGTCGACAACGCCATCATCGCCCTCACCCCGGGCGCGATGGACGCTCACCTCTCCGACGGGCTGTTCTGGTCGGCCCTCCTGGGCGGGTTCGCGGTCGCTTTCCTGATCACCACGCCCGTGAACAAGTGGATGATCGGCCGCGGGAAGGGCCACGCGGTAGTCCACGCCTATCACTGA
- a CDS encoding NADH-quinone oxidoreductase subunit A translates to MQTSDWQPILVLLILVTGAVVLLHALSVAVRAVREPLSTGPFSGGLEPQEHPLSRFHVRWYPVTMVFLAFDMEMLFMYPWTRVVSAVGTTAVVEMFLFLGILLAGVGYAWREGAFRWN, encoded by the coding sequence GTGCAGACGTCTGACTGGCAACCGATCCTGGTCCTTCTGATACTGGTCACCGGGGCCGTCGTGCTGCTCCACGCTCTCTCCGTCGCCGTGAGGGCGGTCCGCGAGCCGCTGTCCACCGGGCCGTTCAGCGGCGGACTGGAACCGCAGGAGCACCCGCTCTCCCGGTTCCATGTCCGCTGGTACCCGGTCACCATGGTCTTTCTCGCCTTCGACATGGAGATGCTGTTCATGTATCCGTGGACGAGGGTCGTCTCGGCCGTCGGCACGACCGCGGTCGTCGAGATGTTCCTCTTCCTCGGCATCCTGCTGGCGGGAGTCGGCTACGCCTGGCGGGAGGGGGCGTTCCGGTGGAACTGA
- a CDS encoding NADH-quinone oxidoreductase subunit H — protein MAERAPLWAVFVLPALLLAVALVTAGIDAVLAAGARKGQSGSLREMAGRATEPGREVLRLLVQQPRRTRASDVPLARIGAALLPVAAVLAAVVLPLGFRSVSDLPEGIVWFNAMEALAWAAVWLAGWGPNSTLSLIGGYRFLAQGLAYELPHMLAITTAALGAESLRVGEVVDAQAGLWFAVWMPAAFGIYLLSAMAMAFWGPFDQPAGRDVAGGAAAELSGADRVLFLGGRWLLLVVAAAFSVPLFLGGGHGPLLPGWAWTVLKTAAVLAFLVWFRHRVPTLRMDRYLELTWVVLTPLAIVQALAVAVVILNR, from the coding sequence ATGGCTGAACGCGCCCCGCTGTGGGCGGTCTTCGTCCTGCCGGCTCTCCTGCTGGCGGTGGCCCTGGTGACGGCGGGTATCGACGCCGTTCTCGCGGCCGGCGCGCGGAAGGGACAGTCAGGGTCCTTGCGCGAGATGGCCGGCCGCGCGACGGAGCCCGGCCGCGAGGTGCTGCGACTGCTCGTGCAACAGCCGCGACGGACCCGGGCGTCCGACGTTCCGCTGGCCCGGATCGGAGCGGCTCTCCTTCCCGTCGCGGCCGTCCTCGCCGCCGTCGTACTGCCGCTCGGCTTCCGGTCGGTCTCCGATCTGCCGGAGGGAATCGTCTGGTTCAACGCGATGGAGGCGCTGGCCTGGGCGGCGGTGTGGCTGGCGGGCTGGGGGCCGAACTCGACGCTCTCGCTGATCGGCGGGTACCGGTTCCTGGCACAGGGGCTGGCGTACGAGCTGCCGCACATGCTCGCGATCACCACGGCCGCGCTCGGGGCGGAGTCGCTGCGGGTGGGGGAAGTCGTCGACGCCCAGGCCGGGTTGTGGTTCGCGGTGTGGATGCCGGCGGCTTTCGGGATCTATCTGCTGAGTGCCATGGCGATGGCGTTCTGGGGGCCGTTCGACCAGCCCGCCGGGCGGGACGTGGCCGGTGGCGCGGCCGCCGAGTTGTCCGGCGCGGACCGCGTGCTCTTCCTCGGCGGCCGGTGGCTGCTGCTGGTCGTGGCCGCCGCCTTCAGCGTGCCGCTCTTCCTGGGCGGCGGGCACGGGCCGCTGCTGCCCGGCTGGGCATGGACCGTGCTCAAGACAGCGGCCGTACTGGCCTTCCTGGTCTGGTTCCGCCACCGGGTTCCGACCCTGCGCATGGACCGCTATCTGGAGCTGACCTGGGTCGTGTTGACCCCGCTGGCCATCGTGCAGGCCCTTGCCGTGGCCGTAGTGATCCTGAATCGATAA
- a CDS encoding NADH-quinone oxidoreductase subunit J, protein MDVAVFSVAAVLAVVSGVMVFRFDSMARATFSLLTSLLCVGGLVVLLGLDYLGIVIVLMMTIEMAIMAVFMVMYMMDPAGLMPMTMMHNKKGAAVVCGLVFLLLAAGILFAPWPARRGKAPTDPTMELGMSLMGPQMLTMMTLGMALFATIVATVVLATRRGRYDRLGDDLRAGRADDPVRGGVGR, encoded by the coding sequence ATGGATGTCGCGGTCTTCTCGGTGGCGGCCGTCCTCGCGGTCGTCAGCGGCGTGATGGTGTTCCGCTTCGACTCCATGGCCCGGGCGACGTTCTCCCTGCTGACCTCGCTGCTGTGCGTGGGCGGCCTCGTCGTGCTGCTGGGCCTCGACTACCTGGGCATCGTCATCGTGCTGATGATGACCATCGAGATGGCCATCATGGCGGTCTTCATGGTGATGTACATGATGGACCCGGCCGGACTCATGCCGATGACGATGATGCACAACAAGAAGGGGGCGGCCGTCGTCTGCGGCCTCGTCTTCCTGCTCCTGGCGGCCGGGATCCTGTTCGCTCCCTGGCCCGCTCGGCGAGGGAAGGCACCCACCGATCCGACCATGGAACTCGGCATGTCCCTCATGGGTCCGCAGATGCTGACCATGATGACGCTGGGCATGGCGCTGTTCGCGACGATCGTCGCCACGGTGGTGCTGGCCACCCGGCGGGGACGGTACGACCGGCTCGGCGACGATCTGCGGGCGGGACGGGCGGACGATCCCGTACGAGGCGGTGTCGGCCGGTGA
- the nuoK gene encoding NADH-quinone oxidoreductase subunit NuoK — translation MSLELFLLLAAALFCVGLFGALTQQSIVMLMMGLELMLGGVILAAAAVWHYIAPAAADGQVLIVLAVTAMALEMAIGFAVVTALFRSREVDMTDMAAELKE, via the coding sequence GTGAGTCTGGAACTGTTTCTGCTGCTTGCCGCCGCGCTGTTCTGCGTCGGGCTGTTCGGGGCACTCACCCAGCAGTCGATCGTGATGCTGATGATGGGCCTGGAACTGATGCTGGGCGGGGTCATCCTGGCCGCGGCGGCCGTCTGGCACTACATCGCCCCGGCGGCGGCCGACGGGCAGGTTCTGATCGTTCTCGCGGTCACGGCGATGGCCCTGGAGATGGCGATCGGATTCGCCGTCGTCACCGCCCTGTTCCGGTCACGGGAAGTCGACATGACCGACATGGCGGCGGAGTTGAAGGAGTGA
- a CDS encoding proton-conducting transporter membrane subunit, whose protein sequence is MSGLLWVLVTLPLGVGALLLVAGRRADRMAPGVALTVTAAALGLAVSAAFRHPSVSAPFLDGLPVEFTVDGLSGVLAVTVCGVTLAVLLFSAVEFGAREARARFFGLMLLFAGSMLATVTAATLPVLLMGWEVMGATSWALIGYWWRDPRRTSAADTAFLTTRTADLGLYLAAGAALAAGHDPTLSLDGLARADDPWLSFVTAGVIAAALGKSAQLPFSFWLSKAMQGPSPVSALLHSATMVVAGAYLLLRTGPLLDASGWGDDLVAWTGAATALCLGLVATAQTDLKQLLAASSCAQIGFMVLAAGADAPSGGTLQLIAHAAAKSLLFLGAGAWLTALGTQRLPELLGAARRNRTVGVAFTVAALSLAGVPPLSLWAAKDVLLAGALESSPWLYAVGLAAALLSAVYSAKALWYVWQRPVVPRPDGRRVPGGVVPPLVLLALACVALTPLAFPPLRDSVGRVLAAPGQTVPLPWEFVLSGALALLAGAATWAWGSRPLALPGSAKSALLDWLHLERAAHRLLVAPVMRLARAAAAFDDRVLDRAVDGSATVAVRFARWTDGVVERAVDGSVTALAAGTRALGRSARRPQTGQLHQYLAQAVAAFTVLAVVLVLVR, encoded by the coding sequence GTGAGCGGCCTGCTGTGGGTGCTGGTCACCCTGCCGCTCGGTGTCGGAGCGCTGCTTCTGGTGGCGGGGCGGCGGGCCGATCGTATGGCACCGGGTGTGGCACTCACGGTGACGGCCGCGGCCTTGGGGCTGGCCGTCTCCGCGGCCTTTCGCCATCCGTCCGTGTCGGCGCCGTTCCTCGACGGACTGCCGGTGGAGTTCACGGTGGACGGCCTGTCGGGGGTGCTGGCGGTCACGGTCTGCGGGGTCACGTTGGCTGTCCTCCTGTTCAGCGCCGTCGAGTTCGGGGCGCGCGAGGCGCGGGCGCGCTTCTTCGGACTGATGCTGCTCTTCGCCGGGAGCATGCTGGCCACGGTGACCGCAGCCACCCTTCCGGTCCTGCTCATGGGCTGGGAGGTCATGGGCGCCACCTCGTGGGCCCTGATCGGCTACTGGTGGCGGGACCCGCGGCGTACGAGCGCGGCCGACACGGCGTTCCTCACCACCCGCACGGCGGATCTCGGCCTCTACCTGGCGGCCGGCGCGGCCCTCGCGGCCGGTCACGACCCGACACTCTCGCTCGATGGCCTCGCGCGGGCCGACGACCCGTGGCTGTCCTTCGTCACCGCGGGCGTCATCGCGGCCGCCTTGGGCAAATCCGCCCAACTTCCCTTCAGCTTCTGGCTGTCGAAGGCCATGCAAGGCCCGAGCCCGGTCTCGGCACTGCTGCACTCGGCGACGATGGTCGTCGCCGGGGCGTACCTGCTCCTGCGGACCGGCCCCCTGCTGGACGCCTCCGGCTGGGGCGATGACCTGGTCGCGTGGACGGGCGCCGCCACCGCACTCTGCCTCGGTCTCGTCGCCACGGCACAGACCGACCTCAAGCAACTGCTCGCCGCGTCGAGTTGTGCGCAGATCGGCTTCATGGTGCTGGCCGCGGGTGCCGACGCGCCCTCCGGCGGCACGCTCCAGCTCATCGCCCACGCGGCGGCGAAGAGCCTGCTCTTCCTCGGCGCGGGCGCCTGGCTCACCGCACTGGGCACTCAGCGGCTTCCCGAGTTGCTCGGTGCCGCCCGCCGCAACCGGACGGTCGGCGTGGCCTTCACCGTGGCCGCACTCTCCCTGGCCGGGGTCCCGCCGCTCTCGCTGTGGGCCGCCAAGGACGTCCTCCTCGCGGGAGCCCTGGAGAGCAGCCCCTGGCTGTACGCCGTCGGCCTGGCCGCCGCCCTTCTGTCGGCCGTCTACAGTGCCAAGGCCCTGTGGTACGTCTGGCAGCGCCCGGTGGTGCCGCGACCCGATGGCCGCCGTGTCCCGGGCGGTGTGGTGCCGCCGCTCGTCCTGCTCGCCCTCGCGTGCGTCGCGTTGACGCCGTTGGCCTTTCCTCCGCTGCGTGACAGCGTCGGGCGCGTCCTCGCGGCACCGGGGCAAACCGTCCCGCTCCCGTGGGAGTTCGTGCTTTCGGGGGCTCTTGCTCTGCTGGCCGGCGCGGCCACGTGGGCCTGGGGATCCCGTCCGCTGGCCCTCCCAGGAAGTGCGAAGTCGGCTCTCCTGGACTGGCTGCACCTTGAGCGCGCCGCCCACCGCCTCCTTGTCGCCCCTGTGATGCGGCTCGCTCGCGCTGCCGCCGCGTTCGACGACCGGGTCCTGGACCGGGCCGTCGACGGTTCGGCCACGGTCGCCGTTCGATTCGCCCGCTGGACGGACGGCGTGGTGGAGCGTGCCGTCGACGGCTCGGTGACCGCGCTCGCCGCCGGGACGCGCGCGCTCGGCCGCTCGGCCCGCCGCCCGCAGACCGGCCAGCTGCACCAGTACCTCGCCCAGGCCGTCGCCGCCTTCACCGTCCTCGCCGTCGTGCTCGTCCTCGTGAGGTGA